In Prosthecobacter sp., the genomic window GTCTCGCCGCCGCGCTTGGACATGATTTGAGCATGATCCGCGAAGTCTTCAGCCAGACCGGGGCCAATTCACGCGTGCTGGAGACCGATGGCGGCGACATGGTGGCCCGCGAGCACGACTGCTGGTTCTCCGCCGAACACGCCGCCAAGGACAGCGGCATCGCCGCCGATGTCGCGAAGACCGTGGGTCTGAATCTGCCGCTCAACGACGCCACGAAGTCCCAATACGACAAGATGGTCGTGCTCGGCCTTGGTGGTCTCGACAAATCCGGCATCGCTGAGCTGACGTTCAAGGGACGGCACGCCTGATCCCGAAGGGATCAAAGATGGTAGCCGGGGGTAAGTATGCGCAGCAGACGCCACCCCCGGACAACCAGATGCCACTCACATTCCCAAGGAGGCATGCCGGAGGTATGCAAGAGGTGTCCGACGGCTCCTCGTTGACGCCGGATTGGCGCATGCCTCTCGCATACCTCCGGCATGCGCCCTTGAAAGAATGTGATGGAACTTGCATTCCAGGGGTCATGCGACCCCTGGCTAATTTCTCTGATCCCTTCGGGATCGACTCACCTCGCTCCACTGAGTTTCAGCACTTCCAGCTTCTTGCCAATCTTGTGGCGTTGCAACTCACGGCCGCCGGTGGTGGCTTTGATGATGAAGGTCTGGCCGATGGCGGCGGGAATCATCGCCTCCTCGCCGGATTGCAGCGAGCGCACGAATTGCTCGTTCTCCGCTCCGGGCGCGATGCCAAAGATGCGCACCGCACCGGTGTGATTGTTGGTAACAACGACTTCAGCTGGATCACCCAGGTTGGGCGGCGGTTTGACCGCTGTGGCGGATGCAGGCAACGGTTTAGGCGGCGGCAGGCCGGGGTTCTGCGGAGCCAGCGTCGTCGAAGGCATCGCGGACGAAGGCGCGGGTGTCAGCGGAGCCACGGCGGGCAAAGTACGCATCGGAGCGGTTGCCGAGGCCGGGAACGTTGAGACCGGGCGTTGCGCGGTGAAAGGGGGTTCATTGATCGAGATGGGTGTCATCGCGTTCATGGGCCGTTGGGGATCCTTGGCGGCTCCGCAGTCGAATTGATCGAGCAATTCCTCACGACGCGGCTCCAGCGGCAGGTCGCAGTAGGTTTTGAGCGCACACTCCTGGCGCACAAGGTTATCAATCTCCGGCGTGCTGAACGAGGCGGGGTCAAACGGGGCGGTGCGCTGGTGGTCGAGCGTGTCAAACTCAGTCGCCATCCTTTCACGCTGCTGCAATTTGGTGTTCAGGCTGGCCTGGGCGGTTCCAGCACTGGCGGCAAACTGATTTTGCAGATTCACGATCTGCGCGGCCATCTGCGCATCCTGATTTTGAATCAGCACCATCTGCTGCCGGATCTGCTGAATCTCCACCTGATGCTGCTGTATCTCGGCCATGATGGCCAGGCCACCAGCGCCGGGCTGCATGCCAGGTTGCATGGTCGGGCTCTGTTGCATCGGCTGCCGGGCGGCCTGCATGTTTACCTGGTCCTGCGCCATGCAGGCGGTGATCTGCTGCAGGCGTGCGTTCAGCGGCGCGATCTGCGCGGCGTTCATCTGCCGCTGCTGCATGAAACCGGCGGCCTGCACGCGGAACTGCTGGTCAAACTGGTTCACCGTGGCCTGCAGCGTCTGGATGTCCGCGTCGAGCACCGCCACGTCTTTGCTAATCACCGTCTGGCGCTCCGCCATGCGCGCCACCTCGGCGTTTCGTTTCTCGGTGACCTCGGCCATCAGTTTGTTGCGCGCCGCGTCCTCGGCGGTTTTGAGCTTGCCGTATTCCACGGCCACATGATCGCGGGCCTTCGCGCACTCGGCCTGCAGATCGCCTTTGAGCGCGGAGAGCAGCTCGCTTTCCAGCAGCACAGCTTCGCCCGCGGCGATTTGATCCTTCCACGGACCTTTGAACAGACCCAAGGCGATGCCGCACACATGCGCGGTATCTTTTGCGGCGGGAGTCGGGGCACGGGTGGCATAGTGGTTCTGCATCAACGAGCGAATCTCCCGCAACGCCTGCGTCGGCTGATGCAGGCAAAGATTCATCCATAGGCGTGCTTCGCAGGCGCGATCCCACACGGAGTCGTCGGCTTTCTTGCCGATGGCGGCGGCGAGGCTTTGCTGCGCGGCGGCATGATCCCCGGCGCTGAGGCGGCAGAGCGCCTGGGCATAGTTCAGGCTGCAATCCAACGGCCCGGCCTTCACAGCACGCTGCCAGGCACGGTCACACGCGGCCTTCGCCTGCGCTGAAGTGCCCCAGCCGTCGTTCAGCATCGCGCGCACGTAGCCGTGCAGCAGTTCGTTGCAGGGCTGGAGTTCAAAGATGACCTCGCCGTCTTTGTCGCACTTCACGATGAGCGTTCCGGTGAACGGCTCGCACTCCGGCGCGTCGATGGCGACGGTGTAATCCCCTTCCCCGAGCATTTTGGCAAGGTATTCACCCTTCGCATCGGTCACGAAGGGTTGGCCGGCCGGAGTGGGCAGATTGCCCGTGGGTTGGAGGATGAGTTTGGCGTTAGCCACCGGCAGACGCGCGTCATTGGCCGGGTCTTTGCCGCTGCTGATGCGTTTCACCACGAGGATCGCGAGATCGCAGCGGTCACGCTTGGGCGGTGTTTTGCTCAGCAGGAAGTCATGAACGTATTCGAGCGTGTTCTTCGGCACGGTGAAGCCGCGACCAGCATCTTCCGTCGCAAATCCGGCGGCGCTGACGCGATACGCGTAATCGGCGGGCGACAGATTCTTGATCTCGTAGTAACCGCCGGGCGAGTTCGCCATCGCAGTCGCCACCACCGTGCCGCCTTGCCCGGACAGCAGCTCAATCTTCGCGCCGGGAATCGGGCCGAGGTTCTCTCCCTTCTCATCCTGGCCGTAAACGCGGCCATGCACGGCCGGCTGCACCACATTTGACTGCGCGGGGCCGCTGCCAGGCTTTGGCTCACGCGTGAGAAGGAAATCATGCACGAACTCGCGCGTGTCCTGCGGCATGGCGAAGCCGCGCTGCTCATCCTCATCACGAAATCCAGCGGCGGCGACCTTGTAGCGATACGCGCCCGGTGTGAGCGTGGCGATCTGGTAGTAACCGTGGTTGTTCGTCGTCACCGTCGCCGCAGCGCCGCCCGTCTCGCTTTTCAGTTCGATCCGCGCCCCGGCGACGGGACCGAGGTTTTCACCTTTCACGTCCTGGCCGTAAACACGGCCGTGTACACCGCCATCGGCGGCATGGAGCGATGTGAAGCACAAAAGAATGAAAAGGGGCAGGAGCGTTTTCATGGCGTGTTGTCAGGGACGAGGCGAACTCCGATCACACCGACGCCGTCCGTTAAATCGGTGGTGGTAAGCGAAATCATGTAGGTGAGCGTGACGTACATCGTGCCAGTGCCTGCCTGCGCGGTGTAGGCGGGGAAATTGAAGGCGGGAACCGCTGGCGGCACGAAGGTAAAGGACGCGCCATTCACCGGATCGAGCGGGTAACCCACTAGGTTGTTGGCCCCCAGGCGGTCGGAGCGCAACGGCATGTCCACGAGCAACAGTGGCTGCGTTTTGGTCAGCGGAGCAGGCGGCAGTTGTGTGGTGGTTTCCAGGCTGAAAAACGGCTGAAACCCAGGCAAAATCGCCGTTCCGGCGAGATTGCGCCGCAGCGCGCCACTGCTGAGTTCCGCGCGCGTCAGCACCTGGCCCGTGGTGCCCGCCGCCGAGCCGCCGACGAAAGCCACATGCGCGATGGCGCGCAGCCCGTTTGCCCCGGCGGGAGGCCACGGTACAAACCCCTCGAAACGTATCGTGATCGTCTCCGCTCCATTTCCCGTGGGGCGCCCCGCTGTGCTCCACGCGGGCAGCGTGACCGCACCCGGAATGTTCTCATGACTCGCGAAAAGAAGACCGAAATGACTGCCATGCTCGGCAGTGAGGCTCCACGCATTGCGGCTCACCAGCGGATCGGCCAGCGGCATCGCCGACCAGTTCAAAAAAGGCGGCGTCACCACCGGAGTGACCTGAAAACTCGGCGCGGGAGCGCTGGCAAGGATCGGTGGCGGCCGCAAAACACCGCCACGGCGCAGGCTCACCGCAGCAGTCGGCGTGCCCGCCGGGAACAACGGCAGCAACGAGCCGTTTGCCGCCGTCAGCACATTGCCCGTGGGTCCGAGCGCTGTGACACGCGGCTGGACGTAAAGATAAAGCGCCTCCGCTGAACCGGGCGCGAGCAGCGCGGCCACCGCCGCACGGTTGATCGGCGGCATCACGACACTCGTGGAGCCGGGAAAACCACCAATCCTTGTCGCCATCGGCGTGATCAGCACCGGCGCGGGCTTGTGCGGCAGCACCGCGAACAAATCGACACGCCAGGAGGTAATCTGCGATGTATTGCCCCCCACGGCCCAGTTCACCGTCACCACATCGCCATCACACACGATCGGTGTCGTGGGTGCGATGCGCACGCCGCTGATGAGCGGCGCGGCAGGCGGTGGCAGCGGGAACAGCAACTGCGCCAGCGTATTGAGCAGCGGCAGCAATCCACCACCTCCCGGCGGCGGCAACCCTCCCGGCAAAATGGTGCGGTCCGGTGGCAGCAGCGGCGGCGGTGGCAGAGGCGGCACACCCGGCCCGGTGACCAGCGGCGGCAGTTTGGGTGGCTCTGGTGGCAAAGGCGTGACCGCAGGCGTTCCGGCAGTTTTCATGCCGGATGTCCACACCGGAATCTCCGTTGCGGTGGCCGTCGAGCGCACCAGATCACCCGCTTCATCGAAATGCGCCGCAGGCGTCAGCCACAGCACGGGCAGCGTCTTCTGATCGTCCGGCTGCTTCTCACTGTCATACACTGGCTGGCCGTCGGCCTCAATCAGCACCCGCTGAAGCTGCGCACGATCGGGAATCTTGTTTGTCGGTGCGCCGCTGCCGATGACCCCGACTCCGGGCGTGCCCAGTGATTCTTTGGTCAGCGGATTCAGCGCGAGTTCAAAACCGGCCAGTTCAAACATCTGTGGCTTTGCTTCATCGGCCAAAGGAGCGGATTCAGACGAGAGCAGAAACTTCCGCGACCCGGCCTGAAGGTACACCGGATTCCGCGTGCCCTGCTGCGGCCCGCTGCCGCCGGTGAGCGTGATGCGCAGGCTTTCCACCATCGTGCCTGCGACAGGAGTGGTTTGAAATTTCTCATCCGACTCCTCATGCCAGGGCGTCGCTCCCACGACACGTCCGCTCAAGGCGCGCACCAGCGCGTGCTCCGTCTTCAGCACCGCCTTCTCATCCTCGCTCAGCGTGGTCTTGTTCACCTTCGCCTCATACTCCGGCAGCATTTTCATGAGACTTTCGCGGCTGGCGGCCAGCTTCTCCTGCGCGCGCGCATCGACGAGGCCGTTCGCGGCGAAAAGTTTGCCATTCACCTCGATGCGGTAGCCCGCCAGCACCCAGTCCGTGCGGCCCTGCGAGGCAAAACCGATGCTCTGTAGATCACCGCACTTCACCCCGGTCAAAAGCTGCTGCGAGGTGCGCAACGCATCGCTCCCGGCATCGCCGGCCTTCGCCGAAAACTCAAACGTCGCCATCTGTCCCGGCTGAATCGCCGTCATCATGCCTTCAAGCGATGACTTGTGCGGAAACGCCGCGAACGACGGCTCCCGCTTCACTCCGCCAAGCGGATAGAGCCGCAGCGGGAAACCAAGACCCAGATGCACATCCACCGGTTCGCTCAACGCCGCGCCCTCCGTGCCCACCCCGAGCGTGATCTTGATGGAATCCACCACTTCGGCTGGCGGCAGCGATCCCATTTCAAACGGCGTGCGTGGCAGACCCTCGTGTTTCACCGGCGCCTCCACCTCCTCGCCCGCAGCAGCGGCAGTGGTCGGCGACTGCGACGAAGGTGATGTCACCTTGGCTAGCAACGAGGGATCGACCTTCGTCAGATACAACGCTCCTGCACCCACGGCACCTCCCAGCACGAGTCCGATGAAGATATTCCCCCAACGTGATGGTGGCTTGGCAGAAAATGCAGAGTCATCAGGGGAACCGTCGCGCATGGCAATTTCAAGGTTTGAGTCCACCAGCATCCACGCAGATCAGCCCGCGTTGAATCAGGCAGATATTACCTCCCCGCCTCGCAGGACCGCAATCCCAATCTTAGGCCAGATTCGTTACGCCAAAATCCCTTTCGCCACCTCACCACTCACATTCGTCAGGCGGAAATTCCTGCCGCCGTAGTTGTAGGTGAGCTTGGTGTGATCGAGGCCGAGCAGATGCAGCATGGTCGCGTGCCAGTCGTGGATGTGCATGGGGTTCAGCGCGGCTTTGTAGCCGGTTTCATCGGTGGCACCGTAAGTGATGCCGCCTTTCACGCCGCCACCCGCCATCCAGATGGAGTAGCCTTTGTGATTGTGATCGCGACCGTCCTCGCTTTGCGCATACGGCGTGCGGCCGAACTCGCCGGCCCAGACGACGAGCGTGTCCTTCAACATGCCGCGTGCTTTCAAATCGGTGAGCAGCGCCGCGATGGGCTGAT contains:
- a CDS encoding carboxypeptidase regulatory-like domain-containing protein, whose amino-acid sequence is MKTLLPLFILLCFTSLHAADGGVHGRVYGQDVKGENLGPVAGARIELKSETGGAAATVTTNNHGYYQIATLTPGAYRYKVAAAGFRDEDEQRGFAMPQDTREFVHDFLLTREPKPGSGPAQSNVVQPAVHGRVYGQDEKGENLGPIPGAKIELLSGQGGTVVATAMANSPGGYYEIKNLSPADYAYRVSAAGFATEDAGRGFTVPKNTLEYVHDFLLSKTPPKRDRCDLAILVVKRISSGKDPANDARLPVANAKLILQPTGNLPTPAGQPFVTDAKGEYLAKMLGEGDYTVAIDAPECEPFTGTLIVKCDKDGEVIFELQPCNELLHGYVRAMLNDGWGTSAQAKAACDRAWQRAVKAGPLDCSLNYAQALCRLSAGDHAAAQQSLAAAIGKKADDSVWDRACEARLWMNLCLHQPTQALREIRSLMQNHYATRAPTPAAKDTAHVCGIALGLFKGPWKDQIAAGEAVLLESELLSALKGDLQAECAKARDHVAVEYGKLKTAEDAARNKLMAEVTEKRNAEVARMAERQTVISKDVAVLDADIQTLQATVNQFDQQFRVQAAGFMQQRQMNAAQIAPLNARLQQITACMAQDQVNMQAARQPMQQSPTMQPGMQPGAGGLAIMAEIQQHQVEIQQIRQQMVLIQNQDAQMAAQIVNLQNQFAASAGTAQASLNTKLQQRERMATEFDTLDHQRTAPFDPASFSTPEIDNLVRQECALKTYCDLPLEPRREELLDQFDCGAAKDPQRPMNAMTPISINEPPFTAQRPVSTFPASATAPMRTLPAVAPLTPAPSSAMPSTTLAPQNPGLPPPKPLPASATAVKPPPNLGDPAEVVVTNNHTGAVRIFGIAPGAENEQFVRSLQSGEEAMIPAAIGQTFIIKATTGGRELQRHKIGKKLEVLKLSGAR